In Benincasa hispida cultivar B227 chromosome 8, ASM972705v1, whole genome shotgun sequence, the sequence GCACGTTTTTCTTTTATGAGAAACAGTCGATGAAATTATTATTGTATGAAATTACATAAGGAGCAACAAGTGCCATGGAAGATTACACATACATGTgaacataaattaattttggaagtGCTAAAGAGTAATGACTAACTATTTTGGGTATTAACTTTAAGCTTTTTCACTTTCGAGATAACTTCGATCGTATATTCTCAtagattttgtttgtttatctGATTATTATGGATTATAATTTATACAGTAGTATCCAACACTTTCTTTTCGATTATGGGGTTAATGTAcattggaaattaaaaatattttgtccCTATGTAGTTTAATTTGTTTATGGAAATGTTGCAGGACGTAAACATGGCTTTTCTTAGtaaagttggaaaaatatttaGTCGGAATTCTGCATCAAGGATCGGTTCAGATTTGCAAGCTTCCAATCTGTCTATCTTTCAAACTTTTAGATTCATGTCAGGTTCGAGAGTTTTTGTTGGAGGTTAGTTGGATTCCAGTTCTTCTACTCTTTCTTATCCCTTGGTGGTTCTCTAGAACTTTCCCTGAAATCCGTTGCTTTGTACTGCAGGCCTTTCATACGGTACTGATGACCAGGGTCTGAGGGAAGAATTCGCCAAGTATGGGGAAGTAGTTGAAGGTGTGCAGGGAACTTATCTAACTAAGCATTATTGAGTAGGAAagctaaattttttattctagtGTATATACGTACTGTTACTCATCATCCGTTTTGGAAAAATtgattaacatttaaattttctGTAAGAACAGTAACATTCGTGGGGGCACTCCTTTAGTTGGTGTTGATAAGTGAAAGAATCTGATTCTTGTCTATGCTTACCTTTGTCTTAGCGAAAGTGGTGATGGACCGTGATAGTGGTAGATCCAGAGGGTTTGGGTTTGTCACTTTCGCTGCCAATGAAGAAGCTTCTAGTGCTATTCAAGCTTTGGATGGACAGGTAAACACCAGGATGACTTTGCTATGAGTTTGTTTGGTGACCTGATGAAGGCCATTGAACCACCAGTTAAAAGTAATTCAGTTATGGATTGATATTATCACTGCTTTCTTCACCCTTgcgttcattttttttaaaaaaaacaggAACTCCATGGTCGTCGCATTAGGTGTAACCATGCAACTGAAAGGCCTCGGGGTGGTGGTGGCGGTTATGGTGGTGGCGGTTATGGTGGTGGCtatggtggtggtggtggcAGCTATGGTGGTGGTGGCAACTTTGGTAGCGGTGGTGGTTATGGTGGTGGAAAGTATGGAGAGGAGGATGACAATGACTATGCCAAAAGGGCTTGAGGGAACTGcttgatttaatttgaaaacaaattgcTAAGTGTAATAATGTCTTTTGTGCCTACTTGTATCGCCAAAAACCCTAGGACTTGCactggtttttgttttttatagaCATGTCATTTGTCAATTTTTACGTCTTAAATGAGATTCGTTTGGATTCAGAATCATCCCCCGAAATCTCAAAACCCTAGTTTTGTTTTGATGAATTTGAATGCCCCTCCACCAGTATACAAGTAATCTATtaatttttcttcaatatttTGTTGCTTATATTTTAGTAGTCATTACAAATTATGAAAGTTGATGAAAAGGTCTATGCTATAAAAGTTTCAATTTACACCCGATTCAGCTTATATTGAAGTTTCCTTCGTATGTTGCATTATCGAGCTTTTGCCCACTATTTCTCAACATCGAGCATCCTCACCCCTTATTTGCCCTGAATTTTTGCCCTGCGCTTGGAGAACTTGCTATTCAAAGTCGACTGGGCCTCTAATTTTTCATGTTAAAATAACATCCCCATTTTAATCCTTCAAATCAGTTTTGTAGTAAAGAAATCacttaaaaaatgtaaaaccaAATATTGATTGGTTTTGAATGACTGGAAGTGATTTTAATCATATACCTTTGGAGTTCAATCAATGAGCTGTCATTCAATCTTTCAAAAACTAAGAATATGTTTGATGCTATAGGAGAGTTTGCTCATTGTGTGAATGTCCTTTCTTTTGTTAAGTGTAATGGGTCGTGTAATTTTGTTTCATTCACTTGTTCAAGTTATATATGATTGTTTTGGTGCTCTACCTTCTCATATTTAAGAAGTTCATGAGGCTGATCAGAACTCTACTTTTTTACGGTTAGCGTGTTGACTTAATgaattctttttttaagaaaaaaaaaatcatataccCTTGGGATGATGTGAGAGTTACATTATAAAATCAACATTAGAAATCAGGTAAAAACCACCCTTCTTCCAAACTCAACAGAGCTTATCAATGGCTTCCTTCGAGAAATTCATGTTCAGAGATTGGGTAGCAATTTTGgtttcattttctctatttgTAAACTCCAATTCACCATCTGCTAATTCAAGCCAAGAACAACTCCTATATTCTGCATCAATTTGCTGCAGTTTCTGGTGGTTATTCAGAAGGGCATTCTCAAGCTCCTTAATACGTGCTTCAAGTCTTGACTGAATAACATCATGCAAACGCAAGCGCAGTTCCCTCGGTGACACACTATAATTTCCAGACTGAACTGTTGAGTTGCTTCCCTCTTCATTATGCTTGGTCCAACCAGAACTTTGTTCACTAATCATCTCATTCCTCAACTCACCTTCAGCAAAATCTTCTTCGAATTCTGGGTCAAGCTGCACATAATGATTTGCTTTTTAAGCTTAAGGGTGATTGCAGACCATActacttttaaaactaaaagcgcacacaacatttttaaagaattgcaaatatagtaaaatctatcactctattgttgatagactcCTATCAGATATGGTCTAACTTATAGTCTCCAAGAATTGGATCTAAATTTTTTGCTATATTCTTTTGCATTGTGCATACatgattgttatatttgcaattgtccCTTAACTTAAACCATCCATAATGAAACCATTGTACTTGTGTTTCTAACATGACTCTACTTAACAAATCTACATCATTACCTCTTCGTTGTCGGAAAATCTCCCCGTGCCTTCGGTGCTTATATTTAATCCTAACCTCTCGAGTTCCGCTTCCAGTTCGGCTTCGATTCTGCTCATTGATTCAGAACTCTCCCCTGCCTTATGTTCATATAGTTCTTCAGCATTGAAGTTTAATGTGTAATCCATGACATGTTTTGGAGAAGATTCATCTCCTGTTTTCTCAGAGAAGGCATTGCTATAAGTGTATGATTCACAATTATCATTACTGAGTTCCTTCAGCTTCAATGAGTCCTTCATTTCAAGTTCCTCTTGAAGATCTTGAACCAAATACTCACTCTGCTTTAACAATTCTTTCAACTTGTGAACTTCCCTgttatttgatatgaaagaaTACATCATACCAATGAAGAATCCAAGATATAATACAAAGGATTGATCAGGAGCACCTGAAAGGTATAAGCAATAAGTATAAGTTAGTAATCCGAGGTATGGATCAATCATCAATCTGTAGAACGAAGAATGATTCTCAAAAGCTTCTCAACTTTCTTGAAACTTTCATATTGCAATAGATTTTTCTCTTCCTCAGTTGATTATTTCCTTTTCCCAATACTACAGTCCTAATTATAAAGAATGATTAGAAAGTGTACTTCAAAGAAATAGTGGCATAGTACATGAACAACACAAGAGTCTGTTTGGTAAGGAATCTTAAAAACGTCCctcaaacataaatttgaaaataaaggattcaataaaaacaaaattatattttatatttttagatgtGTTTGATAGTAGATTTAGAAATTGgtttctaatttaaacaattatttaaaatgtgtttttatattatatttataaatcacgaAACTAGACGTAGTTAACCACAAAATATTAGTCGAAAACAAACTATTGTTAATgtatttatgaacatgttttaggttaaaaaatttgtataactattattttgtaatattatataatctataatacattacataacatgtactttaatttaaaaaaaaaaaaaaaaaacagaattgAGCTCCTAACATAAAAATGGTATATTTCTAAACGTTTTTaccattattttatataatccttccttttaaaatttaaaattaaaaaattagataaaatgaaaacataaaaatattgttttcagaATATTTAGATCACCTAATCCGAGAAAAGCTTTCAGTAACAATATCTAAATTATCTACCAAACTGATATTTACTGAACTCAGTGAatcaaaaaacataaaacagagATGGCGGACAAAACAAATAATCCTAAATTACTCACATAAGCTAAAAACAAAAGGCCAGAACAAAGATGAGTACTACACCTTTAGAAGCAAAGTGTTCCATGTTAGCCATTTTGCTACAACTTCTTGACTTTCTTTCCCATTCCTTTCCTGTCTTATTACTAACTACATCAGTGATCTTTAAAGACTCAAATGGCAGTAAAGAAACCCCATATACACTTTCACTAGCATCTAAATGGGATCCCTTGGACAGCTTATTTTCCTCCATTTCCACAGCAATACATGAATCTAAAGAACTCTCATAGGTTAGAAGATAATCTTCTACAGAACTCAGAGGTTTAATAAGAACCCCACGTGAGAATCTAGCTTTAGCTGTGCTTCTGTTTCTTGCAGAGACAGAAGAACTACAAACTAAGGTTCCAATGTTATTGCTTTTGCTGCTTTCTCCAATGTGTTCTTTAGAGTTCTCATTAATCCATGATTTCAAAGTCATATTTGGTGTAGACTGCTCATTTGAATCTTGGTGACTCCCAAAAACAAAAAGTCCAAAATCTGCAACTGAAGATGTTTCTTCCATTCTTCCATGACCAAAAACATCTTCATATAGTTTCTTCTTTTGTGAAAATTTGTTGACAAAATGATTTGAATATTGAGGACTCACCAAATTGGATTCCCCAAAGTATAACTGTGATGAAGAATAATCCCCATCCTTTGACTGATTCTTCCAGTACTTAGCTGCATATCCAGCACCAGTAGCTGCTGCAACAATCCACAAATCCATTTCTACTCTCCCTTTGCTGAGAAAAATGCTAGGAAAAAATTTCAAttgaagttttcatttttttcattttttctttttctttttccctccaaCCCCAGATGGTAAACTCTCAGCCAGAATGACACTTGAAGAATCGACtctatttgagagaaaataactTAGCAATCTAATGGAAAAACCAGTTCCTCTATGAAGAACTATGCTCAAACATCAATGATAGTTGGCAAAAATAAGACACTCAAATCCAGAAGTAACAAGCAAGAACGACATAGCCGTATAATAAAATCTACTATTATCATATATGGTTGTATTTATTCTGGTTGAGTTTATTAGCAGCTCCACCACAAAATGTTAAAGAGTTTTGAGGTTTTCTTTTTTGCTGTCcactatttttcttcatttgtctTTTTTTGATCGAAGTCCAAGTTTTTTTATTGAGGTGTTGTGAAATTTGTTTGAACATGCTAAGGCGCTAACATTTCGCACGTGTTAACATTTTAGCAGTTTGCAGTAATAtatcttttttgttcttttggaaacctgacttttgagttttgatATATTACACTGAAATTACTGTTGCCTCCTGATATAGGACAAATGATATTCAAAATGTTCTTAATCGAGTCTATTCAAACGTAGATTAATAGATTAACAGGAATAATTTCAGTCATATTGCCAATGAAATAAATGTCAAAGGCCGCGATGGATTTAATCTTCATCAAGcatccaaatttaatttattgttttcaaTATCACTGAATGAAAAGAATTCAAGGAAATTTCTGAATAATACATTTATTTCCAAACCCATTCTTCTCTAGACAAACGCTAGAAATTCTACCAAAAGATCTGTCAAAAGAACATTACGAATCAATTTCTGTTCCTCCAAATCGGGCAAGGGGGAGCGCTACCATTATCCCATGTGTAAGCATGGTAATCTCAATATCATATTAATTGAAAAGCAAGAGGtttctcccaaaaaaaaaaggttcaatTCAACCAATTGGGGCATTCTGGTGGAAAAAGGATGAAGCAATCtgaaaattaattgataaaacAAACATAGTTCCCAGGATAGAATTGAAACTGGGTGTATTATTACAAAAAAGCTCAAAAGGCAACATCATGATAATCAAATATAGCCTCGAGATCCTAGTTCACCAATCACCAACCATTGGGTGCACTAGCAGAAGATCTAGCAACTAGCCCTCCAATGCTGAAGCTCCGGATATAATTTCAATCAACTCGGTGGTGATAGACGCTTGCCGGGTTCTATGACAAAAATTAACAAGTTCAGTTttctagaaaataaaataaataacacgtttttaaaattgatgcaagttaaggatagaggagaaggagaaggatcGCCAGAAAAGTTAAGAGACCTGTTATAAGTTAATGTGAGGCGATCAAGCATTTCCCCAGCGTTTCTGCTTGAGCTGTCCATCGCAGACATCCTTGCACCTTGCTCACTGCAAGCATTTTCCAATACCGCGTTGAACAGTACCTGGTAAGCATGAATAGCTTTCAGTAATCACATAAATGGCCAATGAAATGGGAAATGGCAGCACTGAGATGTTCCCGCTACAAGTCGATATTAGAAATACAGAAGAAAGAACTTATCAAATAATCGACATTATTGCATATAACATATCATAGTTCTCTTCTTTGAGTTGGTTCAACTGCAATTTTGCAGCATCCTCATCCAACAAACATATGTGCGACACGACAACCATAGACCAAAAAGTTACTTCATCACTTATTCATCCCCAAAAACTACTAGTAACCCATGGCGATCCGGTTAATGCCAGTATCTAGAAGGAAAACTTTTGTCTAAGCATTTGCTCACCTAAAATTATCAAGAACCAGTAAATTGCAATGATCACTAAGAGACCTAAGAAAAATGGAGAGCTAAGAAAAGCAAACGGGTGATAAAAGTCAACTGATTCGTATCTTCAAAATTACTCGGTGTTTTTAATGTATTAATTAAACCAGAATTTAAACTCCATGAAATTTCATATGAATTAAAAACCTCAAGTCTCTAACCTGCACGTTTCATTTGGCACATAACCATGACGATTTCAACAGTAAACTAACGCCTcactacaaaaataaaagaggcTGCAAGGATCAACTTACACAAGAAAACTGGAACTCTGCTAGATTTTGGAGAATCTCAGCCTTTGTCTCCCCGCCTTCAATCTCATATGCGTCCAGGTCACCAAGCCTACCCCCAGATTCTGCTTCTCTTTCAACAATCTAAAATAC encodes:
- the LOC120083577 gene encoding glycine-rich RNA-binding protein 3, mitochondrial-like, with the translated sequence MAFLSKVGKIFSRNSASRIGSDLQASNLSIFQTFRFMSGSRVFVGGLSYGTDDQGLREEFAKYGEVVEAKVVMDRDSGRSRGFGFVTFAANEEASSAIQALDGQELHGRRIRCNHATERPRGGGGGYGGGGYGGGYGGGGGSYGGGGNFGSGGGYGGGKYGEEDDNDYAKRA
- the LOC120083576 gene encoding uncharacterized protein LOC120083576; translation: MDLWIVAAATGAGYAAKYWKNQSKDGDYSSSQLYFGESNLVSPQYSNHFVNKFSQKKKLYEDVFGHGRMEETSSVADFGLFVFGSHQDSNEQSTPNMTLKSWINENSKEHIGESSKSNNIGTLVCSSSVSARNRSTAKARFSRGVLIKPLSSVEDYLLTYESSLDSCIAVEMEENKLSKGSHLDASESVYGVSLLPFESLKITDVVSNKTGKEWERKSRSCSKMANMEHFASKGAPDQSFVLYLGFFIGMMYSFISNNREVHKLKELLKQSEYLVQDLQEELEMKDSLKLKELSNDNCESYTYSNAFSEKTGDESSPKHVMDYTLNFNAEELYEHKAGESSESMSRIEAELEAELERLGLNISTEGTGRFSDNEELDPEFEEDFAEGELRNEMISEQSSGWTKHNEEGSNSTVQSGNYSVSPRELRLRLHDVIQSRLEARIKELENALLNNHQKLQQIDAEYRSCSWLELADGELEFTNRENETKIATQSLNMNFSKEAIDKLC